A window of the Cryptococcus depauperatus CBS 7841 chromosome 5, complete sequence genome harbors these coding sequences:
- a CDS encoding 2,3-bisphosphoglycerate-independent phosphoglycerate mutase, with protein MAARPPTSPDPTEVNKKQKTVEVKKKVCLIVHDGWGLSDNEKGNAIYHGDTTNMDAIRDKHNFVELEAHGLAVGLKEGLMGNSEVGHLNIGAGRIVWQDIVKIDQAIKKDEFKNETAIIDAMKQAKSTSGRLHLLGLVSDGGVHSHIQHLFALLRVAKAHEIPHVYIHFFGDGRDTAPRSASKYIKQLLNYIREVGVGEISTVIGRYYAMDRDKRWDRIKIAIDGLVKGEGEKSSQEDLVKTIEDGYAKDVTDEFIKPIICGSEDSRIKMGDTLFMFNYRSDRMREITSVLGLPDKPMEVDVPEDLHITTMSKYNAEFPFPIAFPPQRMTNVLAEWLAKQGVKQCHVAETEKYAHVTFFFNGGIEKQFENEQREMIASPKVATYDKQPEMSVQGVADKVAETVKSGKYEFVMCNFAPPDMVGHTGVYDAAVTAITATDKAVKTVYDACEEAGYVLCITADHGNAEQMLDPNTGNPHTAHTTNPVPFIVTGDKGSLEVFPEPGALADVAPTILDILGLSKPEEMTGRSLLSRNTN; from the exons ATGGCTGCTCGTCCGCCCACATCTCCTGACCCTACTGAGGTTaacaagaaacaaaagaccGTAGAGGTCAAGA AGAAGGTCTGTTTGAT TGTTCATGATGGTTGGGGGCTTTCAGACAATGAAAAAGGTAACGCCATTTACCATGGTGACACAACCAATATGGATGCTATTAGGGACAAGCACAACTTTGTAGAGCTGGAGGCACACGGTTTGGCTGTTGGGTTGAAAGAAGGGTTGATGGGCAACAGTGAAGTCGGCCACTTGAACATTGGTGCCGGTAGGATTGTATGGCAGGacattgtcaagattgaCCAAG CTATCAAAAAGGATGAATTCAAGAATGAAACAGCCATCATTGATGCTATGAAGCAAGCAAAGTCCACTTCTGgtcgtcttcatctactTGGTCTCGTCTCTGATGGCGGCGTCCACTCACATATACAGCACTTGTTTGCCCTCTTGCGAGTTGCCAAGGCGCATGAGATCCCTCATGTGTATATTCATTTCTTTGGTGACGGACGAGACACCGCTCCTCGATCTGCGTCCAAATACATTAAGCAATTGCTCAACTACATTAGGGAAGTTGGAGTTGGAGAGATATCTACTGTCATTGGCAGGTATTACGCCATGGACCGCGACAAGCGGTGGGATCGAATTAAGATTGCCATTGATGGTCTTGTCAAAGGAGAAGGTGAGAAAAGTAGTCAGGAGGATTTGGTCAAAACTATCGAGGATGGCTACGCCAAAGATGTCACTGATGAGTTCATCAAACCCATCATCTGTGGCTCCGAAGATTCTCGTATCAAGA TGGGTGACACGCTTTTCATGTTCAACTACCGATCCGACAGAATGCGAGAGATCACATCTGTTCTCGGTTTGCCTGACAAACCCATGGAGGTTGATGTTCCTGAAGATTTA CACATCACCACCATGTCTAAATACAACGCCGAGTTTCCTTTCCCTATTGCTTTCCCTCCTCAACGTATGACCAATGTCCTCGCCGAGTGGCTTGCCAAACAAGGTGTCAAGCAATGTCATGTTGCTGAGACCGAGAAATACGCTCATGTcacattcttcttcaatggTGGTATTGAGAAACAATTCGAGAATGAACAGCGGGAGATGATCGCATCTCCCAAAGTTGCTACATATGACAAACAGCCCGAAATGTCGGTGCAAGGCGTTGCAGACAAGGTCGCAGAGACTGTCAAGAGCGGAAAGTATGAGTTTGTCATGTGTAATTTCGCTCCTCCTGACATG GTCGGTCATACTGGCGTGTATGATGCTGCTGTCACAGCCATAACTGCTACCGATAAGGCTGTCAAGACTGTTTACGATGCTTGTGAAGAAGCTGGATACGTCCTCTGTATTACAGCTGATCATGGCAACGCTGAGCAAATGTTGGACCCCAACACTGGCAACCCTCACACTGCCCACACTACTA